From Daucus carota subsp. sativus chromosome 6, DH1 v3.0, whole genome shotgun sequence, the proteins below share one genomic window:
- the LOC108224877 gene encoding RNA-binding protein Y14A has translation MADLEVEAVNFEPEDDDLMDEDNAADIDAAPMPRLKSAITGSNMRTKGRGFRTETDEERSMRMSGRFDSLDSEGGPGPERSIEGWIILVTGVHEEAQEDDLHNAFGGYGQIKNLHLNLDRRTGFVKGYALIEYETFEDAQKAIAEMDGGELLTQTIAVDWAFSKGPYKRRNARRRSPRGRRSRSPRRRF, from the exons ATGGCGGATCTCGAAGTAGAAGCTGTTAATTTTGAGCCGGAGGATGATGATCTCATGGACGAAGATAACGCTGCTGATATCGATGCGGCGCCTATGCCGCGCCTCAAGTCGGCTATCACTGGGTCCAATATGAGGACCAAAGGGCGTGGTTTTCGTACTGAGACTGATGAGGAACGGAGTATGAGGATGTCTGGGAGGTTCGATTCGCTTGATTCTGAGGGCGGTCCTGGTCCTGAACGAT CTATTGAAGGATGGATCATTCTGGTTACTGGAGTTCATGAAGAAGCACAAGAGGATGACCTTCATAATGCATTTGGTGGATATGGGCAGATTAAGAATTTGCACTTGAATCTTGATCGTCGTACTGGTTTTGTTAAG GGGTATGCTCTGATTGAATATGAGACTTTTGAAGACGCGCAGAAAGCCATAGCAGAAATGGATGGCGGTGAATTGCTTACTCAAACTATTGCAGTTGACTGGGCTTTTAGCAAAGGTCCCTACAAACGAAGGAATGCAAGGAGGAG ATCACCACGTGGGCGTCGTTCAAGAAGTCCCAGGCGGAGATTTTAA
- the LOC108192950 gene encoding uncharacterized protein LOC108192950: MNRLGVLLVVIVAQFSMGWSFQSTAPAFMWSSHQDRTLDGINYQTLSPKDLAKSVMSLGGWSEYLCSRKESHPSVDIALLFVGRELQSLDISTASKHSDVALLKLLKDSFTKSNHSLAFPYVVASEDEDTMASSLVSEFAETCGHALGASNVAFTESCSVKGENYEKLANIQSIHDFLALKMETRSKEQANLVVVCNDGSSSLNGLDKSSESQVFSEVISSVEHSGAKFSALYVSDPFKAIRYPSERDLQRFLAEGPSGSKLLNSTSCDEVCRLKASLLEGLFVGIVLLIILISGLCCMAGIDTPTRFEAAQDS, from the exons ATGAATAGATTGGGAGTGTTGTTAGTGGTGATTGTGGCTCAGTTTTCGATGGGATGGAGCTTCCAGTCTACTGCTCCTGCGTTTATGTGGTCTTCTCATCAGGATag aaCGTTGGATGGAATAAATTACCAAACTTTATCACCCAAGGACTTGGCCAAGTCTGTCATGTCTCTAGGTGGCTGGTCTGAATATTTG TGCTCAAGGAAGGAATCTCATCCATCTGTAGATATTGCGCTGCTTTTTGTTGGGAGAGAG TTACAATCTTTGGATATATCGACTGCAAGTAAACATTCAGATGTTGCACTGCTTAAACTGCTCAAG GATTCTTTCACAAAATCCAATCACTCTCTAGCATTTCCATATGTTGTTGCATCAGAGGATGAAGACACAATGGCAAGCTCTTTAGTTTCAGAGTTCGCGGAAACTTGTGGACATGCTTTAGGAGCCAGCAATGTTGCTTTCACCGAGTCTTGTTCTGTGAAGGGTGAAAACTATGAAAAGCTTGCAAACATCCAGTCAATTCAT GACTTTTTGGctttgaagatggaaacaagaTCCAAGGAACAAGCAAACTTGGTTGTTGTATGCAATGATGGATCCAGTTCCTTGAACGGACTTGACAAGTCATCAGAGA GCCAGGTTTTTTCAGAGGTGATTAGTTCTGTGGAGCATTCTGGTGCCAAATTTTCAGCTCTCTATGTTTCAGATCCGTTTAAGGCAATCCGTTATCCTTCAGAGCGTGACCTACAAAGGTTTCTTGCTGAAGGTCCTTCAGGAAGCAAGTTATTAAATTCAACTTCATGTGATGAAGTCTGCCGATTAAAGGCATCTCTCTTGGAGGGACTTTTTGTG GGGATTGTTTTGCTTATAATCTTAATATCCGGCCTTTGCTGTATGGCGGGTATTGATACTCCAACCAGGTTTGAGGCAGCGCAAGATTCTTAA
- the LOC108227913 gene encoding protein disulfide-isomerase: protein MAARSRVVISGFVVLMSLALLSGSICSAEEESKESVVDHVLTLDHSNFSEIVGKHEFIVVEFYAPWCGHCKSLAPEYEKAASVLSSHDPAIVLAKVDANEEANKELATQFGVQGFPTLKILRNGGKLSQEYKGPREAEGIVSYLKKQVGPASAEIKSAEDASSLIDEKKITLIGLFPVLSGEEFENFTALAEKLRSDYDFGHTVDAKFIPKGDSSISKPTLRLLKPFDELFVDSQDFHVDAMEKFIAESGVPTVTLFNQDPSNHPFLVKFFDSPDAKAMLFLNFSTDKFDDFKKNYNDVAVLYKGKGLNFLLGDLEASKGAFQYFGLSEDQAPVILVQTSDSQKYLKGNVEADQIAPWLKEYMDGKLKPYVKSDPIPEVNNEPVKVVVRDSIQDVVFNSGKNVLIEFYAPWCGHCKKLAPILDEVAVSFENDADVIIAKFDATTNDVPSEVFDVQGFPTLYFRSASGTVVPYEGDRTKDDFIEFIQKNRDTNAKPVSVKSEESAAKSESPRDEL, encoded by the exons ATGGCGGCTAGGTCTAGGGTTGTGATAAGCGGCTTTGTAGTGCTGATGAGCCTGGCTTTATTGAGCGGATCGATTTGCTCGGCCGAGGAGGAGAGCAAGGAGAGCGTGGTTGACCATGTGTTGACTCTGGATCATTCCAATTTCAGCGAGATTGTCGGGAAGCATGAGTTTATCGTTGTGGAATTCTACGCTCCTTG GTGTGGACATTGTAAAAGTCTTGCCCCGGAG TATGAGAAAGCTGCATCAGTGTTGAGCAGTCATGACCCTGCGATCGTTCTAGCAAAAGTTGATGCAAATGAGGAAGCAAACAAGGAGCTTGCAACTCAATTCGGTGTTCAAGGTTTCCCCACTCTTAAGATTTTAAGAAATGGAGGGAAACTGTCACAAGAATACAAGGGTCCTCGTGAAGCTGAAGGCATAGTTTCTTATTTGAAGAAACAAGTGGGACCTGCCTCTGCCGAGATCAAATCTGCTGAAGATGCCAGCAGTCTTATCGATGAAAAAAAGATCACCCTT ATTGGGCTGTTTCCGGTCCTGTCAGGTGAGGAATTTGAAAACTTCACTGCGCTAGCTGAGAAATTGCGTTCTGACTATGACTTTGGTCACACTGTGGATGCCAAATTCATTCCCAAGGGTGATTCCTCAATCAGCAAACCAACACTTAGGTTGCTCAAGCCATTTGATGAACTCTTTGTTGATTCTCAG GATTTCCATGTTGATGCTATGGAGAAGTTTATCGCAGAAAGTGGTGTGCCCACTGTGACTCTTTTCAACCAAGACCCAAGTAACCATCCATTCCTCGTCAAATTCTTTGACAGCCCTGATGCCAAG GCAATGCTATTTTTGAACTTCAGTACAGACAAGTTTGATGATttcaagaaaaattataatgatgttgcTGTTCTCTACAAAGGAAAGGGACTAAACTTTCTTTTGGGTGATCTTGAGGCCAGTAAAGGCGCTTTCCAG TATTTTGGGCTGAGTGAAGATCAGGCACCTGTCATTCTTGTACAGACTAGTGATAGTCagaaatatctcaaaggaaatGTGGAAGCTGATCAAATTGCACCCTGGTTGAAGGAATACATG GATGGAAAACTGAAGCCATATGTGAAGTCAGATCCTATCCCTGAAGTTAACAATGAACCTGTGAAGGTGGTTGTTCGTGACAGCATTCAAGATGTGGTTTTTAACTCCGGAAAGAATG TTCTGATAGAGTTCTATGCACCTTGGTGCGGACACTGCAAAAAACTGGCTCCTATATTGGATGAAGTTGCGGTCTCTTTTGAAAATGACGCTGATGTTATAATTGCGAAATTC GATGCGACGACAAACGATGTTCCCAGTGAAGTTTTTGATGTTCAGGGCTTCCCCACTTTGTACTTCAGGTCAGCAAGTGGAACAGTGGTGCCATACGAAGGAGATAGAACAAAAGATGACTTTATTGAATTCATCCAAAAGAATAGGGATACCAATGCCAAGCCAGTCTCAGTTAAATCAGAAGAGTCAGCTGCTAAATCAGAGTCTCCGAGAGATGAGCTATGA
- the LOC108226359 gene encoding fatty acid amide hydrolase yields MGFCKRVVYKPVAEVDVSSSSDEVYISANVKAPRMAGLLVKLFVWLLELRILKPLLLYMLKRENQVHKFVSFVELEDPPLYVPLHPYEEHREPETKYLESGLSPSEQVQQATECIEFSENIGENEKISFRHWTILDYSRAYLSRQITPNMVADKFIASVHQSNDPALQMSFFISCDDQEILRQANEATLRYERGEPLSALDGVPFAVKDEIDCMPYPTTGGTKWLHKVRPCTDDADCVKRLKLCGAIIVGKTNMHELGAGTSGINPHYGAPRNPYDTNKITGGSSSGSAAVVSAGLCPAALGVDGGGSVRIPASLCGVVGLKPTFSRVSHSGVLPLNWTVGMVGVLAGTVEDAMIVYSAISGQILSHQHVEQRHPEVHLPLLNSPNCMPKIKLARYDKWFNDCSSDIKLSCSNALDQLQKIYGWETVDINVPEIESMRLAHYITIGSECNASLSRYLEKLDMDEVGWDARAALSLYGAFDSKEYLNAQRIRNRQLQIHQKIFDQADVIVTPTTGVTAYTIQDDAQKTGELDYINGASLVRYMIAGNFLGLPAVTVPVGYDRDGLPIGLQIIGKPWSEASLIYIAYAVQGLCAGEYKKPEVYYDLLSGLKKGETTQQN; encoded by the exons ATGGGGTTTTGTAAAAGGGTGGTTTACAAGCCTGTTGCAGAAGTTGATGTTAGCTCCAGTAGTGATGAGGTTTATATCAGTGCCAATGTCAAGG CTCCTCGGATGGCTGGACTTCTTGTCAAACTGTTTGTCTGGCTCTTGGAGCTGAGGATACTCAAACCCCTGTTACTATACATGTTGAAGAGAGAAAACCAAGTGCACAAG TTTGTCTCATTTGTGGAGTTGGAAGATCCCCCTCTATATGTCCCTTTGCACCCTTATGAAG AGCACAGAGAACCAGAAACCAAGTATCTAGAATCCGGTCTCTCTCCTTCAGAACAAGTTCAACAGGCGACTGAATGTAtagaattttcagaaaatatagGGGAAAATGAAAAGATAAGTTTCAGGCACTGGACAATTTTGGACTATTCAAGAGCCTATTTATCTCGACAAATCACTCCCAACATG GTTGCAGATAAATTTATAGCATCTGTCCATCAGTCAAATGATCCTGCACTTCAAATGTCATTCTTTATCAGTTGTGATGATCAAGAAATTTTACGTCAAGCTAATGAGGCGACTCTTAGATATGAAAGAG GAGAACCGCTATCAGCTCTTGATGGAGTACCATTTGCTGTCAAAGATGAAATAGATTGTATGCCTTATCCAACTACAG GTGGTACAAAGTGGTTGCACAAAGTACGACCTTGTACAGACGACGCTGACTGTGTTAAGCGCCTGAAGCTGTGCGGTGCAATTATTGTTGGAAAGACTAATATGCATGAGCTCGGGGCTGGAACAAGTGGCATAAATCCTCATTACGg GGCCCCTCGAAATCCATATGATACCAATAAGATCACAGGAGGCTCTTCTAGTGGATCTGCTGCTGTAGTTTCTGCAGGATTATGCCCTGCTGCCCTTGGTGTTGATGGGGGAg GATCTGTCCGAATTCCTGCTTCTCTATGTGGCGTAGTGGGGCTTAAGCCAACTTTCAGTCGTGTGTCACATTCTGG GGTCCTTCCCCTAAATTGGACAGTTGGGATGGTTGGTGTACTTGCAGGCACAGTTGAGGATGCTATGATAGT TTACTCAGCTATCAGCGGTCAGATCCTATCCCATCAACACGTTGAACAGAGg CATCCAGAAGTACATCTACCACTCCTAAACTCACCAAACTGCATGCCGAAAATCAAGCTGGCAAGATATGATAAG TGGTTCAACGATTGTTCTTCTGACATAAAGCTTAGCTGCTCGAATGCTCTTGATCAGCTTCAGAAAATCTATGGATGGGAG ACTGTAGACATAAATGTACCCGAGATAGAGTCAATGCGCCTGGCACATTACATAACCATTGGTTCAGAGTGTAATGCTTCACTTTCTCGCTATCTGGAAAAACT GGATATGGATGAAGTCGGGTGGGATGCAAGGGCAGCACTTTCTCTGTATGGTGCTTTTGACAGCAAGGAATATTTAAATGCTCAGAGAATCAG GAACCGTCAGCTGCAGATTCACCAGAAGATATTCGATCAAGCAGATGTCATAGTTACTCCGACAACAGG TGTAACAGCCTACACAATACAGGATGATGCTCAGAAGACTGGCGAACTAGACTATATAAATGGCG CTTCACTAGTACGCTACATGATAGCAGGAAATTTTCTGGGATTGCCTGCAGTTACTGTTCCT GTTGGATACGACAGAGATGGCTTGCCTATTGGTCTTCAGATCATCGGAAAACCTTGGTCAGAAGCTTCATTGATCTACATAGCTTACGCAGTCCAG GGATTGTGTGCAGGGGAGTACAAGAAGCCTGAAGTGTACTATGATCTGCTTTCAGGCTTGAAGAAAGGCGAAACAACACAGCAAAACTAA